In Lactuca sativa cultivar Salinas chromosome 5, Lsat_Salinas_v11, whole genome shotgun sequence, the DNA window TTTAAATTCATACAAATTATGTTAAAGGTCGATAACTTTTGGATTTCCATTTCAGTAAATGCTTTCTTCAAATGGCTCCAAAACGACGACATATGGCTTCTACTTCCAATACGATAGTACCCTGCCGTTCACGTCGATCATGCAGGAGTTCACTTTTGGAAGAGATACCAACATTGCCTTTTTATTATGACTGTGGGAATTGTACCTGCATATGTGAGTATTGTGGGGCTTTTTTTGGTATCATGAGAGAGTATTGTTTTTATCCCGAGCCAATCATCCACGATATACAAAATGTTGTAAGTCGGGTAATGTAGTTCTTCCTTACCCTCTTCGTCCACCTAATGTGCTTATGCAATTCTACGAAGACGATCACTTCATGCATAACATAAGAGCATATAATTCCATGTTCTCTATGGCGTCTTTTGGTGCAAACGAAGACGACTCAATCAACAAAGGTCGTGCACCATATGTGTTTAAGGTTAGTGGTCAGATATACCACTGGATAGGATCTTTTTATCCTCAAGATGTTCATCAACCCCGTTTTCTCCAATTGTACATGTGTGATACTGAAAATGAGGTTGCTAATAGATTTCATTCGTTTCATGGTGAGGGGGAAGTACTTTTATCTGCAGATGTTGTAGATTCCTTAAGTCATATGTTACATACACATAATGAGTATGTTCGTACATTTAAGACAGCGAAAGAAATAGCTCGGTCAATGAATTTAGATTCATATGGTGAACGTTTATTTAATGTTGTACCTGACAGAAGATATGGGCCACCGGCCCCTGGAAGTTTAGGTTGTATTGTTTGTGGTGATGATGTTACTGGGGCTGTCTATGACATTGTTGTCTATTCGAAATCTGGGTCACCTCATCGTGTCAGTAAGCTTCATCCTACTTACATGCCTTTGCAATATCCATTACTATTCCCATACGGTGAAGAAGGATGGTCTCCTACCTTGCATCTACGTATTAACTCCAACAGAAGTTTGACAAATAATATGTATTACAGTTATCAAATTCATGACCGACACACTTACTCTCTTATTTTACGTTCACGCCAGCTTTTCCACCAGTATTTAGTGGATGCCTATACTTGCATTGAACAATCTAGGCTTGACTTTATTGAACAACATCAACAACAATTACGTATAGAGTACATCAGCGGTGTTTACGACGCTTTGTCCAAAGGTGATACACATAGTCGTGTCATTGGAAAACGTGTATTTCTACCTGCAACTTTCATTGAGGGACCAAGGTATATGTATAAACACTATCAAGACGCTATTGCCATTTGCAAGGTTCATGGTAAGCCACAATATTTCATCACTTTCACTTGCAATGTTAAATGGCCTGAGTATAGAAGATACATGGATGCTATTGGTCAACGAGATATTCAAAACAGACCAGATATCATTGCACACATCTTTAGAATCAAAGTTCGTGCTTTCATTAACTTCCTTAAAGAGGAAAAAAAATTTGGAGATGTTAGTGCATGTAAGTATTTGTTCTCTAATTTCATTCTTCTTATTTTTAGCCTTTTATTCCTTTTATGTCTTATATAACatcttataaaatatttttattcacagATCTTTACACCATTGAATTCCAAAAAAAGGGTTTACCACATTGTCATACATTATTATGGGTTACATCACCCTTTAGAATTCAAGAAGGTGCAGATATTGATAAATACATTACCGCTGAGCTTCCTGATCCTACACTTGAACCAGCACTATATAGGACTGTTACTACATGCATGCTACATGGTCCTTGTGGTTCACTAAATATTGGTGCCCCATGTATGGTAGATGATAAATGGGTTAAACGGTTTCCTAAACCTCTCAACCCATTAACAACTTTTGATGAAAATGGTTACGTGCATTATAAAAGACGTGTTGGATCATATCATGTCTTACAAAGTGGGGTTATAACTGATAACGGCTTTGTAGTGCCGTACAATAAACGTTTGTGTAGTCGCTTTGATGCTCACATCAATGTAGAATATTGTGGATGGAATATGATGATTAAGTACTTATTTAAGTACATTTCAAAAGGGGTTGATCGCGTTCGTTTCACTCTTCAAACATCAGAGGCAAATATTACTGCTTCTTCCTCTACCATAACCGTCATTGTAAATGAAATCAAGTCGTTTCTTGATGGTCGGTATATATGTCCACGCGAAGCAGCATGGCGAATCCTCAATTTTCCCATTCATGAACGAGATCCACATGTACAAGTCTTGGCCGTCCATTTAGAGGGGATGCAACCTACTATTTTCTAAGAAAATAGTCAATTAGGCTCTTTAATTGATACCCCCAATTTTGGTGTTACGACTTTAACAGAATGGTTGCACAATAATCAACATGATGTTCGAGGAATTGACTTGACATACAATGATTACCCTTCTAAATATAGTTGGGACAACAAAGATAAAAGATGGATTCATAGGACTACCACGACAAATACTACCATTGGCAGACTTGCAGATGTACATCCAACTGCTGGGGAGTTATTTTATCTACGGATTTTACTTTTCCATCAAAAAGGATGTAAATCATTCTATGACATTAGAACCATTCGTGAAAACACATACTTAAATTTTCATGATGCATGTGAAGCGTTAGGGTTAACTGGTAACGATAAAGAGTGGCTAACAGCATTTAAAGAAGCATCATCTTGGGCAACCTCATTTGAACTTCGTTCTCTCTTATGTCATCTACTTTTGTATTGTGAAGTAGGAAACCTTCTTTTGTTATGGGAAGCCGCAAAACCTAAAATGGGCGATGACATAGCCCATACATTCACTTCCAATTCTACAGATCCCAATGTAATTCTACGTGTTGATACACTAGAACAACAAATACTTCTCGAAATTCAAGAAACTCTACTAGCTTCAACACCTTCCAAATCACTTACTGACTTTGGATTGCTAATGCCATCTCCATCTCTACTTTCCTTTCTCAGAaattgtcttcttcttgaagagaCTAATTATGATACAAATCTTTTGAATTCTCAAAATTAATCCATGGTATCACAATTAAATCTGGATCAACTTACAATTTATGAAAGAGTTGTGGATGCACAACACAACAAAAAGCAACTTCTATTATTTATATATGGAGCTGGTGGTACAGGAAAAACTTTTTTATGGAAGACTATACTTTCATATTTTAGATCTAGGGGAAAGATTATACTGGTTGTTGCCGCCTCAGGTATTGCATCCCTTTTGTTGCCTTCAGGTTGTACTACTCATTCTAGATTTGTTATTCCAATTGACTTTACAGACAAGTCTTcctataatattaaaaaaaaaacacaactagCAGAACTCCTAAAGAAGACTTCTATGATCATATGGGATGAAGCTCCAATGAGTGATCGTCGTTGCTTTGAGTTTCTAGATAAATCACTAAAATATGTCCTTGAGAATGATAACCATCTTTTTGATGGGATGTCAATGCTCCTAGGAGGTGACTTTCGACAAACTCTTCTTGTTCAACCTAGAAGTAGAAAATCACAGATAATTAGCATGACTCTACCTAATTCCTATCTATGGTCACATTTTACAGTATTCAAATTGCATCATAATATGTGTTTATCCCAAACGGTCAATTCAAATAAGGATGTTGATCGAATATCACAATTTGCTTCATGGCTTCTCGATATTGGAAATGGAAATATCGGAACACCAGACAAGAATGATCCAGAAAGCACAAACATTATACAAATACCTCATTGTTTCCTTATCGAATCAGGAGACAAAGGATTAGAATCACTAATACATTTTGTATATGGAAAAAATCTATTTTCCAATCCATCACCTAAAGAGTTATCTGTTAGAGCCATTATTTGTCCGAAAAATGAAACAGTTGACCAAGTCAATGCTTTAATTCTATCAAAAACTAATAGTCAAGGGGTGGTATACAACAGTTGTGATTCTATTAAATCACATACCCATGAAAGCTTAGAATTAGATACCTTATATCCCCAAGATTATCTAAACAACCTTCACTTTTCTGGTATTCCTTCACATACATTAATTTTGAAAGTTAATACCCTAGTTATGCTAATAAGGAATATCAATCAAAGAGAAGGTCTTTGTAATGGAACACGTTTGATTGTCACACAATTATTACCATCTGTGATTGAAGCTTCCATAATAACAGGAATATTTGTTGGGAAAAGGGTGTACATTCCAAGAATAAAATTTGTACATAATACGTCTGACCTACCTCTCATATTTATCAGAAAACAATTTCCTCTGAAAGTATGTTACGCAATGACTATAAAAAAAAGTCAAGGCCAATCTCTTAAAAAGGTAGGTTTATACCTCACAAACTCTGTTTTCACACACGGACAACTATATGTGGCTTTGTCAAGAGCTACCTCACAAGATTCAATAAAGATTTTGCTACAACAAGAAGAAGCATTACCATTCAACTGTACTAGAAATGTCGTCTTCAAGGATTTGTTATCAAGGATTAATATGCAAGAGGTTATTACACCACATTTATGTTTTCAATTCATCTAATTACTAAGAAAATTCTATCACCCATTAACATCTTTTCTACCTATTTTGCAATTATACTTATTATAATAATCTAATACCTAAAATATATGCTACGGAATCCGTGTAATATGTAAACattaacaatgtttttttttgtttgcagAGCAATCTCCTCAATAATGGATAGAATATCAAACCTTCAATTTGGTTCACCAGGAATTTCACTTGAAATTCGTGTCTTGCGAAAATGGACATTGCAATTTAGAAAGCACGAGACATGGTTTATCGTGATTGATGCACatgtaaggatatatatatatatatatatatatatatatatatatatatatatatatatatatatagacacacacacacacacacactcttctacaaagtattcatgtataaaacCACCCTAACACATTTATTTGAGCAGGGAGATACAATTCAACTACTAGCACAAAAGAAAATCAAGGAGGCAAAGAAACTTCATTAATAGTCTCTCGATGTTATCGTATTAAGGACTATACATGCACTGAGCCAGACAAATATCAAAAGGTGTTAAATCACCCAGTACAAATGAATATTGGTGAAGCATCAACAATTGAGGAAATTCCAAACCACAGTGCCCTTCCTCTAACATGGTTCCGCTTCAGTCCAAGATCACACTTTCAAATTATAGTAGACAAAAACTTGGAGCATCCAGGTACATTTATAACATCAACCCAAACATCATCACTTCTATGCAAAGTTTTCTACTGTTCTAAATTTCTAACTAAAATTTAACTTACAATTACATTCAGATTTTATAGGCGTACTCATCGACATGAAAGAtcgccaaaaaaaaaaacaaggaacCTTTCATGGTTATCACTTTAACTGATGAAAAGTAAGTACATATCTCTTCATACCAAAACGTATTACATATTTTATTTCCTTTAATAAATATTGATGACAACACCGGTTCAAGTGCGGAGGCGACTACCATACTCTTATGAAAGGAATGCATAGATTCGCCAGACAAATTTAATAGAAATGCCCTTACATCAAACTCTAACACGGTTGTACTAGCTTTCACCAATGTCAAGTCCACTATGTACAATGGTAAGTAATAACGGACCCTTATTATACTACTCATTTCGCACTAAACTAAAATACCATCTTAACTAAACAGGAAGATTAACATTGACAAGCACCAGCGCAACACACATGTACGTCAATCCCAAAATACCCGAAACAGACAAACTCATTACAAGGTATGCTATACTGCTTCTACCAAATCTCAACCATAGTTAACCAAACTATAGTCTATATATTCACTAACAAAGTTTCCATAAATACAGATTTGGTACCCAATttcaatcaaaatcaacaacagttGTGATAAATAGTACATTACAACATTTAAAAAGCTCAGATTTCTCTCAAATAGTGGTAAGTACTTTTCTTTTGTAAAATACTACTATTTCAAACATAATAGTCACTAATATACATCTACCACATCTTCAAGGACAAAGTATACATTTTCAAGTCCATACTATCTGATATCACATTTAAAGATGTATGGTACCACGTAGCATGTACCACATGTGGTAAATCAACCCACAAAAAAGGTGATGGATGGTTTTGTGTTTCCCATGGGCCCATAAATGAACCAAAACTTTTGTAAGTACTCCCTCTCCCATGTAAACTTTAAGTATCtataaaaaacacacacacattacTTCTTTTTCCACATATATAAAATCTCAGCAGTACTCGTAGACAATACAGATACCACAACAGTTTTCATGTCTAACGAAGCAACTCGTACTTTGTTAAATGCAAGTGCACAAGAACTCATTGACCGCTTTCCCAGTCAAGATAGAAAAACTTTGCCTGAACCACTCGAACATTGTAAAGGGTTGACAATGAATGTCTATGTGGAATGCAAAAAACTATCATCCACTAATAATATATGTTTCACAGTCACCACTATCACTGACATAAAGACTCCGCAACCAACAATCATATCAACAAAAAAAACACAACCAACACCTGCAGCAACAATGGAACAACAAACCTCAACAACTATGGAGTCCCTCACCCCTACTAAATCACGTGAAACCGGAAAACGCATTCAGATGGAACAAAGAGGTAAAAACAACTTAAAACAGTTTATTCATATCTTACACGTAACAACATCTTACATTTCATAGATACACCAACAAAACCACGTCCCAAACGAGAGAAATACAAAAACCATGGAAAAGCAGAGGACGGAACACATGCCAAACAATATTGAAACTATGTGATCTTTTCACACCGTACGTATAGTTAACCTATACTCTCTTTATATATTTTGCTTTTCATccatattcaataaaactctcaTATTATGTTAACAAACAATAATTTGTAAATATTCAATAGAAACTatcatattaaaacaaaaaaaatacaaacaattGTTGTAATCATTTATTGTATCTATGAATTAGTATGATATCTAATAACTTTTACTTTTTAATTAGTAGTATTTAAAGTGTCTAATGTTCATCATTATAGCCGTGTGTTCATGTCGTATAAAATACAAGTCTATTCTACATTGTAAAACCAATACCTTTATGACCTACTTCGATTTTCAATCATTTAACAAATGCACCTACTAAACAAACTTATTTCCCGTTTTAAAGATTTTCATGGCTAACATATTTCTTCAACTATAGCCATGTATCAAAACCAACAACTAAAAACATTGAACTTTATCACTATTACACCATCTATATTTTGAAATATGTCTCTTCACTTATTGGTTTGATGTTTCACACAATTTCTCGTCCAAATTCAATATTTCAATATCGCCATCAACACCCACTGGTGCTCTATGCTACTGTCAAACGTCCACCTTAAACGTGACCCGTGGTTCACCACGGGTTCACACACTAGTTTGCATTAATCTATAAGACATGGATTTTAGTAATCTCCAACCACATGTCAAAGGAGGTGGACTAATTAATAGTATGTGGAAGAACATTAGTCAACTCTTGGAACATTAGGAAGCCTTAGTATATCAGATAGTTATTactagacaaaacttcaaaaatggtctctgtggtttccaaaaatatcaagtttagtccctaagttcaaaaaacctcacagatggtccctgtggtttcaaaacttttaacatttggtccttccggctaactccgttaccatttagccgttaagtcagGGGCATTTTTGGCATTTCactacacagggaccatttttgaagtttttgccttatttaaaaaataattattataattatttaatattaaagggtcccaccctctctctctctctctctctctctctctctctcttttggtCCATCATCTACAGTGTTGAGTCATGGTGATTTTTTTGAGGAAATCCACAGTCTGTGTCTTTTTTCCATTGTTATACCCCCATCCACTTATTCCCCAATTCAGATATGATGAACAAACATACACACTTCTCGCCTCTTTGATTTCATCTTCAAGTGCTTAGCTCTCGATGACAACACTCTTCCAGCGAAAGGAATTACAGTCGCGAAACACAAAGCCATTAAGCTTCTAGCCAGAAAATCAAACGATATCCAAGTTCAAATCAAGCCACCCCGAAGCACCCCTCGTTTGTATTTCTCTGTCAATCAAACCCAAATTCCAGTCCCCGACCTAGTTCTGTTCATCAACGGGTCCGACCACCGTCATTTCCTTCGTTCTTGTCCTCAAACACATTCAACAACAAAGAAACATCATAACAGTGAGTTCATTCAAACTAACCTCCGAAGAGATTAATCAACTTGATTCCTTTGATTCCTTACTGGGTTCTTCTCATATGACTTCAAATCATTGAACTTTGATTTCGAAACAAAAATCAAGATTGATTTCCAAAGGATTTGATTCTCTGGTCGAGCGGAGGCAATGGTTTAGTTGACAGGTGGTTCGATTGAAAAATGTTTTTGAATTTAGGGAAAAAACCCAGCAGGAGATGTTGATTTAGTGTATGTATCTTTGTTTTTCAATTGATTGGGTGAAAGATGCACATATGATTTGGATGAAGGTTTAGATGATTTAGTGTGTGTTTGTCTTTTTTGGATTCCGAAATTGATGCTTCCTCTGTCTCCCTCTATTAGGGATTGAGTTCTGATTCAGACATCACTTGAGACCTTCAAACGCATCGACGCTTCAGATTTATATTCACGTCCAGATAACAGTTGATTTTCATGCATCACTTTAGTTCTTCAAGTGTACTGAAGCTTCAATCTTCAAATCCAGATCTATGTATAGATCAAGCTTCTGATACCATGAAATGTTtactggagagagagagagagggacccTCTAATAttaaatagttatatatatattttttatttttttaagaaataagacaaatcttcataaatggtccctgtgtagtGAAATGCCAAAAATGCCCctgacttaacggctaaatggtaacggagttagccggaaggaccaaatgttaaaagttttgaaaccacagggaccatctgtgaggttttttgaacttagggactaaacttgatattttcaaaAACCACAAGGACTATTTTTAAAGTTTTGTCTTATTACTATATGAATGTTTTCCTTCAAAAGTTATATTTCACTTATAACACCGATCACGGTGCCCATCTATCGCACCCTGCAGTGGTGATGTGTTACCGCAAGTGGTACGGAGAACACGACACTGACTGGTGGTTGAGATTGTGGTAAGGCTACGGCACAAAAAAATGAACCTTGCTCTTGACCGGCTTTTAACGGATCTAttagaaaaaaattgttttttttcctATATTATAAATAAACAATCTCACTTCTCATTTTAAAACACAATACAAACACCAAACACTTATAATTCCAAAATGTTTTCATTGTCATCCACTTCGTCGGATACATTGGCGTTGCGAGAAGTGGAATTTATTGGGGATGTTATGCGAAAAACACGCGTTTATTTACAAGAAAATAAAGCCAAAAGTTCACGTTGAATATTTTGAAGACGAGTTGTTCGACGATACAGATGACAAATCGGACATGTTTGAAGAAGATTTGGGCGAGGATTATCATGAAGTGGCAAGCGACGAAGATTAGGCACCACTTACAACTCTAGATtatgtttttttgtgtttttaatttagtatgtatttttttaatttatgaagTACTTtccatttattaattttatataattatattttatttaattaaaaaaagaaaaaaaatatgggTGTGGTAACTAAACCCACGAGTTTTGTGGGGTAAAAAAATGATTTAACGCTGACGTGATAGACTGAAAGTATAGTGAGGTGTTGTATAACACTCATGCACGGGTCTAATCGTAGTTCTAATACAACTAAGTCACATAGGTGAAAAAGAAAACTAAGTTTATGTTCATTTTATGATGAAAAAAAGTAGAAACGCTAAAGCACAATCACCCTCTTCATCTTTTACAGCCATCTCTCTCAAAAACTGTAAATCCCATAATCAAACCTATATTATGTCTCATACGGTCACAAATACCAAACACTTGTTGATCGAGTCAATGGTGAGGACCCCAAATCTCATTCCACACCGGTCAATATATTGATCAATCTACTTATGGGAATGATGTCTACGTTAGATATGTGAGGTGTTTGAAGTGGATTTTCCAAAAAGTGTATCTCTATATACCAAACGGATCCTACATTCGATACGATCTTACCTGTTATTCCTTATCAGCTATATATCAGTATTCTTTTAAGATTATTGATAAATCTGATAAAAACATTATAATAATTAAACTTTATAAGTATAAACGAATACAAAAGCTTAGTAATATTTGTATTCAGGTTGTTTTAAAGGGACATCTTAAGTGTTAGTCACAGAGCTAACTTTCGTGCGAGTCTTCCACCTAaattaggtgagtgcatagttactttcatgaatACGATTTAATATaagtaattattaaaaaatattaaatatctatTGAAATTTTAGATGTGAATTAAATGTTTATTATATGTAATATTTGTTAAATGTATATTTGATAATATTCACGGTGTGAActagatatagttatatatgtgttaatgtgtttatatgatattattacatgATAATCTTAAAAATAAGTATTATTACTGAAAAGATTATTGTATATTAAAATATTTGATACTTTGTGTTAAATATGTACACTAAATTATAATCGTGTGTCTAAACAGAGTTAGTATTATAAGTTGATTTCAAGGATTGTAATCTTGTCTAAGTTTAAAATAAGATGTATAAAGATTATTTAGATTGAGTTAAGTTGGATAAAAGAATAGTTGCATACCGTATTATGATAGTATGGTATAAATAGGAAaatgattttgtgatatgtgcatatatatatatatatatatatatatatatatatatatatatatatatacacacacacacatattacatcatatcttaatatttttagcCATTTTTATGCTCATTATAGGACATCAGATACTTAATCATTTATATGTTGTGTTGTAGAagtaaaagacatgctcggaaaTGAAAACGAAAGAAGTTAGAAGCTAGGAACTTGGATCAAGGCTAAAATTAAGAAAAGTCTCCTTACCACGATGTAATCACATTACCACGACGTGGCGTTTTGAAATCTCCCGATAAATCTTGAAGACTTGTTGAACACGCGATAAACCCAAATATCATGTCGTAGTGGacttaccacgacgtggtgacccGACTTCGGGAAAAATATATATAGAAGGAACATTCCTCCGAAAACCTGACTTTTGCTTGAGCTTTAGtcgacttttgaaggccaagaacactgtTTGGAAGCTTGGAGGTGTAGAAGATCGATTAGAAGCTTGATTTTGAGAGATTGGGGCAAAACTTCTTATATTTACTTATTCTTCTTATGTTTGATCATGGATTACAAGTTGAATttcatttttacatgtttttttgctGAAGTTATGGGCTAAATACCctaactttcttttagactagGTTACTTTCTTATTATGAGTTGATTTATGGATTGGATTATGCTAAGTTGGTTATTTGTTATGTTAGCTTATTAAAGAATCTCTCTATATTTATGATAACTACTTTTCTGTTTATTGTTGAGTTTAATTAAGTTTGCATGACCTATCTTACTTGATTGACTTGAATCTTATGATCTTGTGACTTGCAAAATTGTAGGACTAGTGGTTTGGCCAAAACCTAGGGTTATATAGAATAGTAGGTAAGTAAACGTATGAGGTAATATATGAGGACCAATCATATATTGAGTTGATTTAATTAACCAAATAGATCAACCCATTATAAGTCTAACATAACTCGAACCAAACACCAGTAAATTTGTTAGTTTATCTGCTTGATCACCATATGAATGAGCttatttgctaaaggattaggttaGTGAACATTAATATGGTCATCTTAGGAATCAGTAATCAACGAAGCATTAATCAATTGCACTTCCATTAAATCAACCATAATAGCAAGTACAtcgagtctaaacaaaagtctcTCGTTTATCTTGATGAACATCATCTTTTGTGTTTCTTGCTTTTAGTTTTGCTTTATGTTTCATTAGTTGCTAATAGTTTCGTTTGAAGTTTTACTTTGattaattaagtttctagtcttgaaaaactagagaaGACCCCTTTTAATTTAATAGTAATTTAGGTAATTTAGTAGATAAAACTAGCTAGTAATTATGTTCCATGTGTTCAATACCCAACTATTTGTGCTATTCTATTTTCGATTAGAAACACTGCCTTAGGAGTAATAATTAGTTAAATTAGTTGGTTAAAACTGGTGCATAATTATTTCACATCATTTTGGAAATTGATTATAAGCATTATACTCTTGCCTAGTAATGAAATAAGATATTTAAAGGATGATTAGTTCAATTTAAGTCGACATAGTGTTTAGTTATACCATGTGGTGTAAAAATATTACATACGCAGGGAATTATGTTGATTTTAGATATTGTAATCTCGTCTAGTTATATATTAAGACTTAAAGGggatgttgttggattagtgtctaagtccatagctattttggtatgtacttgacccgattatgatcatggtccttttgggttgccttcaccatagcaatatgtaggatgaattaaggagagaaaggtttaattatgattttttaatatattataagaatgatatattaaaggagaaatcataatgtttaattaatattagtcaagaattaattaagaattaattttgtggctaaaaaagattaattaaacttaagggacttattgtgtaattataagataattacatagatgggcttatggactccatagaaggtggagtggacgaattctatgggggaaacccattagaagtcatccaaggcttctaaagaaggagtccatgggctgcttcgggcttaagcagtcaaattagggtttccttgttaaataaccctaattgcctaagtatataaggagcccttaggaaccaaaaacgtggctaacacttggattagggtttccagccgtttttggtgcctcccctctcttctcttcttcatccaattgcttagtggtgtttgtgactccattagaggtgtggcacttgaggcactaagctttttgaagccaatgattagattgttattgctatataacaatcaaaggttagatctaaaccctattttgtgttaatatgattaattgtatactATATCTAGGgcttatagctttggatattcaattgcatattCATTAGACAAATTATATCCaaaagttattagggtttgcatgtacaccataggaatgatgtattgcctaatatccatcag includes these proteins:
- the LOC111913842 gene encoding uncharacterized protein LOC111913842 encodes the protein MASFGANEDDSINKGRAPYVFKVSGQIYHWIGSFYPQDVHQPRFLQLYMCDTENEVANRFHSFHGEGEVLLSADVVDSLSHMLHTHNEYVRTFKTAKEIARSMNLDSYGERLFNVVPDRRYGPPAPGSLGCIVCGDDVTGAVYDIVVYSKSGSPHRVSKLHPTYMPLQYPLLFPYGEEGWSPTLHLRINSNRSLTNNMYYSYQIHDRHTYSLILRSRQLFHQYLVDAYTCIEQSRLDFIEQHQQQLRIEYISGVYDALSKGDTHSRVIGKRVFLPATFIEGPRYMYKHYQDAIAICKVHGKPQYFITFTCNVKWPEYRRYMDAIGQRDIQNRPDIIAHIFRIKVRAFINFLKEEKKFGDVSAYLYTIEFQKKGLPHCHTLLWVTSPFRIQEGADIDKYITAELPDPTLEPALYRTVTTCMLHGPCGSLNIGAPCMVDDKWVKRFPKPLNPLTTFDENGYVHYKRRVGSYHVLQSGVITDNGFVVPYNKRLCSRFDAHINVEYCGWNMMIKYLFKYISKGVDRVRFTLQTSEANITASSSTITVIVNEIKSFLDEWLHNNQHDVRGIDLTYNDYPSKYSWDNKDKRWIHRTTTTNTTIGRLADVHPTAGELFYLRILLFHQKGCKSFYDIRTIRENTYLNFHDACEALGLTGNDKEWLTAFKEASSWATSFELRSLLCHLLLYCEVGNLLLLWEAAKPKMGDDIAHTFTSNSTDPNVILRVDTLEQQILLEIQETLLASTPSKSLTDFGLLMPSPSLLSFLRNCLLLEETNYDTNLLNSQN
- the LOC111913843 gene encoding uncharacterized protein LOC111913843, with protein sequence MVSQLNLDQLTIYERVVDAQHNKKQLLLFIYGAGGTGKTFLWKTILSYFRSRGKIILVVAASGIASLLLPSGCTTHSRFVIPIDFTDKSSYNIKKKTQLAELLKKTSMIIWDEAPMSDRRCFEFLDKSLKYVLENDNHLFDGMSMLLGGDFRQTLLVQPRSRKSQIISMTLPNSYLWSHFTVFKLHHNMCLSQTVNSNKDVDRISQFASWLLDIGNGNIGTPDKNDPESTNIIQIPHCFLIESGDKGLESLIHFVYGKNLFSNPSPKELSVRAIICPKNETVDQVNALILSKTNSQGVVYNSCDSIKSHTHESLELDTLYPQDYLNNLHFSGIPSHTLILKVNTLVMLIRNINQREGLCNGTRLIVTQLLPSVIEASIITGIFVGKRVYIPRIKFVHNTSDLPLIFIRKQFPLKVCYAMTIKKSQGQSLKKVGLYLTNSVFTHGQLYVALSRATSQDSIKILLQQEEALPFNCTRNVVFKDLLSRINMQESNLLNNG
- the LOC111913874 gene encoding uncharacterized protein LOC111913874 is translated as MSNEATRTLLNASAQELIDRFPSQDRKTLPEPLEHCKGLTMNVYVECKKLSSTNNICFTVTTITDIKTPQPTIISTKKTQPTPAATMEQQTSTTMESLTPTKSRETGKRIQMEQRDTPTKPRPKREKYKNHGKAEDGTHAKQY